A genomic segment from Clarias gariepinus isolate MV-2021 ecotype Netherlands chromosome 11, CGAR_prim_01v2, whole genome shotgun sequence encodes:
- the LOC128533612 gene encoding heat shock protein beta-7-like — MTSLTSCSSSRSSSSSFRSSARYSCSSVTSVQTAASSPPADSLFMPFLDQRATALFGGHEGDSETFVSKRETFGGCQGDVTSHTGGYRGDWSCGDAHVSSGAIWVDDRYYTSADVSRFEPHDIVVMAFNSSVVIHAEKVGDDGCVMDKFTHKALLPEDMDPLSVSGTLTPEGVLVISVKSLSRCPSRP, encoded by the exons ATGACCTCTCTGACCAGCTGCTCTTCCTCACGCTCGTCCTCATCCTCATTCCGATCTTCAGCCAGGTACAGCTGCAGCAGCGTCACGTCCGTCCAAACAGCAGCTTCCTCTCCTCCTGCAGATTCGCTCTTCATGCCGTTCCTGGATCAGAGAGCGACGGCGCTTTTCGGGGGTCACGAAGGCGACTCGGAGACGTTCGTGAGCAAGAGAGAGACGTTTGGTGGTTGCCAGGGAGACGTGACATCCCACACAGGGGGTTACCGAGGTGACTGGAGCTGCGGAGACGCACACG tcaGTTCAGGAGCGATCTGGGTGGACGATCGTTATTACACCTCGGCAGACGTCAGTCGATTTGAGCCGCATGACATAGTGGTGATGGCCTTCAACAGCAGCGTTGTTATTCACGctgagaag GTTGGAGATGACGGCTGTGTCATGGACAAATTTACCCACAAGGCTTTGCTGCCGGAGGACATGGACCCTCTGTCTGTTAGCGGGACCCTGACACCAGAGGGCGTACTCGTGATCAGTGTGAAAAGCCTGTCTAGATGCCCATCACGCCCCTGA